One region of Armigeres subalbatus isolate Guangzhou_Male chromosome 3, GZ_Asu_2, whole genome shotgun sequence genomic DNA includes:
- the LOC134221724 gene encoding uncharacterized protein LOC134221724: MSDLRALMKRERMLQQKVATVAKFVEAFDRDRDECQIEVRLKNIDEVYSDFFLLREKIELLMEDAKGTEEDGSDSKKDEKEKKDAISREQENLRVVEEFENRYCMVKGSLLKLLPAKVSVQRVDGNSGGQSAQHSKVKLPEISLPTFSGKLGDWVMFRDTFRSLIHQNGELNPMDKFTYLRTSLKGDALMEINTIELSAVNYEVAWQVLQERYENKKLIVKAYLDALFSMEPLRRESYDGLNQLVSEFEKNLQMLEKIGEQTAQWSTILAYMLCGRLDTATLRLWEAHHNSKDVPKYKDLVNFLRNQCSVLQSIAPLKASSLDQRQSKASMCHAVVKTSNKCPFCGDSWHTPFHCLKFQKMKIAERNEAVMRGKLCRNCLHPGHIARTCDKGVCHHCQQKHHSMLHVIPVRSSVPPASSRNQEASPPQRQFHRQPHSNPQQPNQQAHTQANNAPTNTANSHSTRPPQPQPSTSQASTSHTYIALPKTPTQNILFVNGTHSS; this comes from the coding sequence ATGAGTGATTTACGTGCTTTGATGAAGCGTGAGCGCATGCTTCAGCAAAAAGTGGCTACGGTGGCAAAGTTCGTCGAAGCTTTCGACAGGGATCGTGACGAGTGTCAAATTGAAGTGCGGttgaaaaatatagatgaagtGTATTCAGATTTCTTTTTGCTGCGTGAGAAAATCGAGCTACTGATGGAGGATGCGAAAGGTACGGAAGAAGACGGAAGCGATTCCAAAAAGGATGAGAAAGAGAAGAAGGATGCTATTTCCCGCGAACAGGAAAATCTACGTGTCGTAGAGGAGTTTGAAAACCGCTACTGCATGGTGAAAGGATCTTTGCTGAAACTGCTTCCGGCAAAAGTTTCGGTTCAGCGAGTTGATGGGAATTCTGGTGGGCAATCCGCACAACACTCCAAGGTGAAATTGCCAGAAATCAGTTTGCCAACGTTCAGCGGCAAACTAGGAGATTGGGTGATGTTTCGGGACACTTTCCGCAGTCTGATCCATCAGAACGGTGAGCTGAACCCGATGGACAAGTTCACATACTTGAGGACGTCACTCAAGGGAGATGCTCTGATGGAAATCAACACCATTGAACTCTCGGCCGTCAACTACGAGGTTGCATGGCAGGTTCTCCAGGAGCGCTATGAGAACAAAAAGCTGATCGTCAAGGCATACTTGGATGCACTTTTTTCGATGGAGCCGCTCAGAAGAGAGTCGTACGACGGACTGAATCAGCTGGTCAGCGAATTTGAAAAGAACCTGCAGATGCTGGAAAAGATTGGTGAACAGACAGCACAGTGGAGCACTATACTGGCATACATGCTTTGTGGTCGGTTGGACACAGCGACACTACGTTTATGGGAGGCTCACCACAATTCCAAGGACGTTCCGAAGTATAAGGACCTGGTGAATTTCCTCCGCAATCAATGTTCAGTGTTGCAGTCAATAGCCCCATTGAAGGCAAGCAGCTTAGATCAACGTCAGTCGAAGGCGTCAATGTGTCATGCTGTGGTGAAGACGTCGAATAAATGCCCATTTTGCGGGGATTCTTGGCACACCCCATTCCATTGCCTCAAGTTCCAGAAAATGAAGATTGCGGAGCGTAACGAAGCGGTTATGAGAGGCAAACTTTGTCGCAACTGCCTGCACCCTGGTCATATCGCCAGAACATGTGACAAAGGTGTCTGCCATCACTGTCAGCAGAAACACCATAGCATGCTGCACGTCATTCCGGTAAGATCCTCCGTTCCACCCGCGTCGAGTAGAAACCAAGAAGCTAGCCCGCCACAACGCCAATTTCATCGGCAACCACATTCCAACCCACAGCAACCGAACCAACAAGCACACACTCAAGCGAACAATGCACCCACCAATACTGCCAACTCACATAGCACAAGACCACCACAGCCACAACCAAGCACAAGTCAAGCCAGCACAAGCCACACGTACATTGCATTACCCAAGACACCTACACAAAACATTCTTTTTGTCAACGGCACTCATTCGAGTTAA
- the LOC134221726 gene encoding uncharacterized protein LOC134221726, whose translation MVDGIICVGGRLRNARIPTSRKHPYILDHRHPFTMLVMTEYHQNLFHAGQQLLVSSVRGRYWPTNVRNLARKVIHSCVRCFRVKPKVHEQLMADLPAERVTPCSPFQRVGIDLCGPFLVKYPQRKARPVKCFVVVFVCLVTKAVHLELVADQSTQAFLASLRRFTSRRGKPEIIMCDNGRNFVGANRELAELRKLFINQQFQENVVRESSNDSIEFRFIPARSPNFGGLWESAVKSFKTLLKRTIGIRSLLYDEFQTLLTQIEAVLNSRPLTPISNDPSDYEVLTPGHFLVQRPLTAIPEPNLEALPENRLAAWQTVQHFVQYLWKKWSTQYLSNLQNRTRWTKKRDNVNVGTMVVLKDENLPPLNWLLGRITDIHAGADGNIRVVTVRTKDGYYKRAISKICILPIRDNTEEN comes from the coding sequence ATGGTGGATGGCATTATTTGCGTTGGCGGCCGGTTACGAAACGCTAGAATCCCTACAAGTCGGAAGCATCCGTACATTTTGGACCACCGCCATCCATTCACTATGCTGGTCATGACTGAGTATCATCAGAACCTGTTTCATGCCGGGCAGCAACTATTAGTTTCTTCTGTACGAGGCAGATACTGGCCGACGAATGTTCGTAACCTAGCTCGGAAGGTAATCCACAGCTGCGTTCGCTGTTTCCGTGTCAAGCCGAAAGTTCACGAGCAGTTGATGGCGGATCTTCCTGCGGAGAGAGTTACACCATGCAGTCCCTTCCAACGCGTCGGCATAGATCTATGTGGTCCGTTCCTGGTTAAGTACCCCCAGCGTAAAGCTCGTCCGGTGAAGTGCTTCGTCGTCGTCTTCGTTTGTCTAGTCACCAAAGCCGTTCATTTGGAGTTAGTGGCTGACCAATCGACGCAAGCTTTTTTGGCATCCCTTCGGCGATTCACGTCTCGGCGTGGGAAACCGGAAATCATCATGTGCGACAACGGCAGAAACTTCGTCGGTGCAAACAGGGAATTAGCTGAGTTACGGAAGCTTTTCATCAATCAGCAGTTCCAAGAAAACGTGGTCCGTGAATCTTCAAACGACAGTATTGAATTCCGGTTCATACCAGCGCGCTCTCCAAATTTTGGTGGGCTGTGGGAGAGTGCAGTGAAATCGTTCAAAACACTGCTGAAGAGAACGATAGGAATAAGAAGCTTATTGTACGACGAGTTCCAGACACTCCTCACGCAAATCGAGGCAGTTCTGAATTCGCGACCACTGACACCAATCAGCAATGATCCTAGCGACTACGAAGTGTTAACGCCAGGACATTTTCTTGTACAACGTCCACTGACAGCGATTCCGGAGCCGAATCTGGAGGCTCTCCCGGAGAACCGATTGGCGGCTTGGCAGACAGTGCAACACTTTGTCCAGTACTTGTGGAAAAAGTGGTCAACTCAATACTTGTCTAATCTACAAAACCGTACAAGGTGGACCAAGAAACGAGACAACGTGAATGTTGGAACAATGGTGGTGCTGAAGGACGAGAACCTGCCACCGTTGAATTGGCTGCTTGGTCGGATTACCGACATACATGCTGGAGCAGACGGGAATATTCGGGTAGTTACTGTTCGAACGAAGGATGGCTACTACAAGCGAGCAATCTCAAAAATTTGCATTCTTCCAATCCGTGACAACACAGAGGAGAACTAG
- the LOC134221725 gene encoding uncharacterized protein LOC134221725, with translation MTKEFSNKLKFRVSPTYLSVHGIGSGQCVSTKLVSAGVSPRSQKISPFEEEMQFFVLPKLTSSLPTSSFNPSEWKLPRTALLADPNFYEAGPVDVIIGAEHYLDLLADGQLKVMDEGPTLQNTVFGWIVSGRVPDSSLTIPRSLAHVCSTAELQDQLTKFWEVETCRTTSSHSVEESTCEEIFGKTTVRDDSGRFVVTLPKKDYLIEKLGESRSTAVRRLCSLQRRLSLNPELRTQYFEFIQEYLDMGHMVEILDEKCEGTTYYLPHHAVLKPESTTTKLRVVFDASCKTSTGVSLNDALMVGPVVQDELININLRFRLHRYAVVADVAKMYRMIAVSSPDQKLQRIVWTGKTDQDIRTFQLTTVTYGTASAPYLATRCLMQLAEEGKETHPTAAAVLKQNFYVDDMLSGVDDIEEGKQFVEEMVDLMQSGGFTLRKWNSNCGEILRQVPEHLRDDRSILTLDSADSTVKTLGLQWEPRRDVYRFSTPRWTQSGAITKRIVLSDISRLFDPLGIIGPVIVQAKLIVQELWERECSWDAPLSEDMTEKWLEYRRNMIGLDGFTVPRWVGVTNSMKSVQLHGFCDASRKAYGACIYVRTVSEDGEVDVRLFTAKSRVAPLENLKKKKKCLSIPRLELSSALLLAHLYEKVVESIHLTVESYFWTDSTIVKFWLASVPSRWKEFVSNRVSEIQHVTKGGLWNHVAGMENPADIISRGMAPPQLQYESLWWHGPPWLLQEPTNWPIFEPSANELHPSILEEKGAVVALLPSIEPGEIFSLRSSLTELVKLVAYAQRFGFNARVHNREHRKHGLLTLTERDDALRLLVRLAQNESFPQEYLSYYMVVMYKHPLELLH, from the coding sequence ATGACTAAGGAGTTCTCGAACAAGCTCAAGTTCCGAGTCTCACCCACATATCTGTCAGTTCATGGTATTGGTTCTGGGCAGTGTGTGTCAACAAAGTTAGTTAGTGCAGGAGTGTCACCGAGGTCACAGAAGATTTCTCCGTTCGAAGAAGAGATGCAGTTTTTCGTCCTTCCGAAGCTGACTTCCTCATTGCCGACCTCCAGCTTCAATCCATCGGAATGGAAACTTCCCAGGACAGCTCTTTTGGCAGATCCAAACTTCTACGAAGCCGGACCAGTAGATGTGATCATCGGAGCGGAACATTATTTGGATTTACTGGCAGATGGACAGTTGAAGGTGATGGATGAAGGGCCGACTTTGCAGAATACTGTGTTTGGATGGATTGTGTCAGGCCGTGTTCCGGATTCTTCACTCACCATACCTCGGTCATTGGCCCATGTGTGTTCTACTGCGGAGCTTCAGGATCAGCTAACCAAGTTCTGGGAAGTTGAAACCTGCCGTACAACCAGCTCACACTCCGTTGAAGAATCTACTTGCGAAGAGATTTTCGGGAAGACCACTGTACGCGACGATTCCGGAAGATTTGTTGTCACTCTTCCGAAGAAGGACTACCTCATCGAGAAGCTTGGCGAATCGAGGTCTACTGCAGTTCGACGACTGTGCAGTTTGCAGCGAAGACTCTCATTGAATCCTGAACTTCGGACCCAGTACTTCGAGTTCATTCAAGAATACCTGGACATGGGGCACATGGTGGAGATTCTCGATGAAAAGTGTGAAGGTACTACGTACTACCTGCCTCATCACGCAGTACTGAAGCCGGAGAGTACAACCACGAAGCTGCGAGTGGTATTTGATGCATCCTGCAAAACATCAACTGGAGTCTCGTTGAACGATGCCCTAATGGTCGGACCCGTCGTACAGGATGAATTGATCAACATCAATCTCCGGTTCCGTCTCCATCGTTACGCTGTCGTTGCGGATGTGGCGAAGATGTATCGCATGATAGCAGtctccagtccagatcagaaaCTCCAGAGAATCGTGTGGACGGGCAAGACAGATCAAGACATTCGTACTTTCCAGCTGACTACCGTAACCTACGGAACCGCGTCTGCTCCGTATCTAGCTACCAGATGTTTGATGCAGCTAGCAGAAGAGGGGAAAGAAACCCATCCAACGGCCGCCGCCGTCCTGAAACAAAACTTCTACGTCGATGATATGTTGTCAGGCGTAGATGACATAGAAGAGGGCAAGCAGTTTGTCGAAGAAATGGTAGACTTAATGCAGTCCGGAGGTTTCACGCTAAGAAAGTGGAATTCCAATTGTGGCGAGATTTTGCGTCAGGTTCCAGAGCATTTACGAGACGATCGGTCCATTCTCACCCTTGATTCAGCAGACTCGACTGTTAAAACACTAGGTTTGCAGTGGGAACCACGAAGGGATGTTTATCGCTTCAGTACTCCAAGGTGGACACAATCTGGCGCGATTACCAAGCGCATAGTGTTATCGGACATTTCTCGACTGTTTGATCCGTTGGGCATAATCGGTCCAGTCATCGTTCAGGCTAAGCTGATCGTCCAGGAACTTTGGGAGCGTGAATGCAGCTGGGATGCACCGTTAAGTGAAGACATGACAGAGAAATGGCTAGAGTATCGCAGAAACATGATAGGGTTGGATGGTTTCACGGTTCCACGCTGGGTCGGAGTCACAAATTCAATGAAGTCTGTTCAACTACACGGCTTCTGCGATGCATCAAGGAAAGCATATGGTGCATGCATTTACGTTAGAACCGTGTCAGAGGATGGCGAAGTTGACGTACGGTTGTTCACAGCTAAGTCTCGAGTAGCTCCCCTCGAGAAtctcaagaagaagaagaaatgtcTCTCCATTCCTCGTCTCGAGCTTTCTTCAGCACTATTACTCGCCCATCTATATGAGAAGGTTGTCGAAAGCATCCATCTTACCGTGGAATCATATTTTTGGACTGATTCTACGATAGTAAAGTTCTGGCTAGCGTCTGTACCGTCAAGATGGAAGGAGTTTGTGAGCAATCGCGTGTCCGAAATCCAGCATGTCACCAAGGGCGGTTTGTGGAACCACGTTGCCGGAATGGAGAATCCGGCCGACATAATTTCGAGGGGAATGGCACCCCCACAGTTGCAGTATGAATCACTTTGGTGGCATGGACCTCCTTGGCTTCTTCAAGAGCCGACAAATTGGCCGATCTTTGAGCCAAGCGCTAACGAGTTACACCCGTCGATACTGGAGGAGAAGGGAGCTGTCGTTGCATTATTGCCAAGCATTGAGCCTGGTGAGATCTTCAGCCTACGGTCGTCATTGACAGAGCTCGTAAAGCTGGTAGCATACGCACAACGTTTCGGCTTCAACGCAAGAGTGCACAACCGCGAACATCGAAAGCACGGATTACTAACGCTCACTGAACGTGATGATGCTCTTCGTCTGCTAGTGCGTCTAGCTCAAAATGAATCGTTTCCGCAAGAATACTTGAGCTATTACATGGTCGTGATGTACAAGCATCCTCTCGAATTGCTGCACTGA